One region of Ascaphus truei isolate aAscTru1 chromosome 13, aAscTru1.hap1, whole genome shotgun sequence genomic DNA includes:
- the HIC2 gene encoding hypermethylated in cancer 2 protein, translating into MDLPNHAKQLLLQLNQQRAKGFLCDVIIVVENALFRAHKNILAASSMYFKSLVLHDNLINLDTDMVNPAVFRQILDFIYTGKLLTSDQPGEQNFSALLTAASYLQLHDLAALCRKKMKRNGKPFVGKLGVPSIGRVGRSHRFSAPPLVHSRFSGSADGAKGSLSKELSKAAGPDDEVFVGASKQENCHPLHRVAGSNSSLNNSVNGSDQELGLDLSKKSPSMPASQDDAGHTDSRAGSPQSASASVANSASYEESAPQKRDANEPMEVETAEENQSEAGPKKTVRHASRKKDWARKEGEKPALDGETMSNGVIVGPLSKTQERKSGGAYGSEQSFLCKEEMENGKDNSEESGQSENECSGHTSANYVYRQDGFETVPFGDNLYVCIPCGKGFPSSEQLNAHVETHTEEELYIKEEDSYIKEEAEDLSTPNTTCPNESRPFKCSVCERSYKDPATLRQHEKTHWLTRPFPCNICGKMFTQRGTMTRHMRSHLGLKPFACEECGMRFTRQYRLTEHMRVHSGEKPYECQLCGGKFTQQRNLISHLRMHTSPT; encoded by the coding sequence ATGGATCTACCAAACCATGCCAAACAACTGCTGCTTCAGCTGAACCAGCAACGAGCCAAAGGTTTTCTCTGCGACGTGATCATTGTGGTGGAAAATGCTCTGTTCCGAGCCCACAAGAATATCCTGGCAGCCAGCAGCATGTACTTCAAATCCCTCGTTCTCCACGACAACCTGATCAACCTGGATACGGACATGGTGAATCCGGCCGTTTTCCGGCAGATCCTGGACTTTATCTACACCGGTAAACTCTTAACGTCCGACCAGCCCGGCGAGCAGAACTTCAGCGCCCTGCTCACTGCAGCAAGCTACCTCCAACTCCATGACCTGGCAGCCCTCTGCCGGAAGAAGATGAAGCGCAACGGGAAGCCGTTCGTCGGAAAGCTCGGCGTGCCCAGCATAGGGCGCGTCGGGAGGAGTCACAGGTTCTCTGCTCCCCCACTTGTCCACTCGCGCTTCTCTGGGTCTGCGGATGGTGCCAAAGGGTCCCTTTCAAAAGAGCTGTCCAAAGCCGCAGGGCCCGACGATGAGGTCTTCGTTGGCGCCTCCAAACAAGAGAACTGCCACCCCTTACACAGAGTGGCCGGCAGCAACAGCAGCCTCAACAACAGCGTCAACGGGAGCGACCAGGAGCTCGGCCTCGACCTTTCCAAAAAAAGTCCGTCCATGCCTGCCTCGCAAGATGACGCTGGACACACGGACAGCCGTGCCGGCTCTCCCCAATCTGCCTCAGCATCTGTAGCCAACAGTGCCTCGTACGAAGAATCCGCCCCACAAAAGAGAGACGCCAACGAGCCCATGGAGGTGGAGACGGCGGAAGAGAACCAGTCCGAAGCGGGGCCAAAGAAAACCGTCCGCCATGCCTCCCGCAAGAAGGACTGGgctaggaaggagggggagaagccCGCGCTGGATGGAGAGACTATGTCCAACGGAGTCATAGTTGGCCCTCTGTCAAAGACGCAGGAGAGGAAATCGGGGGGCGCCTATGGCTCTGAGCAGAGTTTCCTGTGCAAGGAGGAGATGGAGAACGGCAAGGACAACAGCGAGGAGAGCGGGCAAAGCGAGAACGAGTGTAGCGGGCACACCAGTGCCAACTACGTATACCGGCAAGATGGATTCGAGACTGTGCCCTTTGGGGATAACCTGTATGTCTGCATCCCCTGCGGGAAGGGGTTCCCCAGCTCGGAGCAGCTGAACGCCCACGTGGAGACGCACACCGAAGAGGAGCTGTATATCAAAGAGGAGGATTCCTACATCAAAGAGGAGGCCGAGGACCTGTCCACGCCCAACACCACCTGCCCCAACGAGTCGCGGCCGTTCAAGTGCTCCGTGTGCGAGAGGAGCTACAAGGATCCGGCCACCCTGCGGCAGCACGAGAAGACGCACTGGCTGACCCGTCCCTTCCCGTGCAATATCTGCGGCAAAATGTTTACCCAGCGCGGCACCATGACCCGCCACATGAGGAGCCACCTGGGGCTCAAGCCCTTCGCGTGCGAGGAGTGCGGGATGCGCTTTACCAGGCAATACCGACTGACCGAGCACATGCGCGTGCACTCAGGGGAAAAGCCCTACGAATGTCAGCTCTGCGGGGGGAAGTTCACGCAGCAGCGCAACTTGATCAGCCACCTCCGTATGCACACCTCCCCGACATAA